From a single Brassica rapa cultivar Chiifu-401-42 chromosome A01, CAAS_Brap_v3.01, whole genome shotgun sequence genomic region:
- the LOC103842711 gene encoding ABC transporter E family member 1, whose protein sequence is MADRLTRIAIVSEDRCKPKKCRQECKKSCPVVKTGRLCIEVTPTSKTAFLSEELCIGCGICVKKCPFEAIQIINLPKDLEKDTTHRYRSNAFKLHRLPVPRPGQVLGLVGTNGIGKSTALKILAGKLKPNLGRFDNPPDWQEILAHFRGSELQSYFTRVVEENLKTAIKPQHVDQIKKIVQGDLGKMLEKLDERGMMEQIVADLELNPVLDRRAKDVSGGELQRFAIAAVFIKKAEIYMFDEPSSFLDVRQRLKAAQVIRSLLRPDSYVIVVEHDLSVLDYLSDFICCLYGKPTAYGVVTLPFSVREGINVFLAGFIPTENLRFRDESLTFKVSETPQESDGEVKSYARYKYPNMSKTLGSFKLEVMEGDFTDSQIVVMLGENGTGKTTFIRMLAGALKPDEGVEEDMPVFNVSYKPQTYDAQRECSVRQLLHERIRDAYMHPQFVSDVMKPLQIEQLLDQAICTLSGGESQRVGITLCLGKPADIYLIDEPSAYLDSEQRITASKVIKRFILHAKKTAFIVEHDFIMATYLADRVIVYEGQPSIKCMAHSPQSLLSGMNLFLSHLNITFRRDPTNFRPRINKLESTKDREQKSAGSYYYLDD, encoded by the exons ATGGCAGATCGATTGACGCGGATTGCTATTGTGAGCGAAGACCGGTGCAAACCAAAAAAATGTCGCCAGGAATGCAAGAAGAGCTGTCCTGTTGTCAAGACAG GGAGACTTTGTATTGAAGTCACTCCTACTTCCAAGACTGCTTTCTTATCAGAGGAGCTGTGTATAGGATGTGGTATCTGCGTGAAG AAATGCCCGTTTGAGGCTATTCAAATTATCAATCTTCCAAAGGATCTAGAGAAAGATACAACCCACCGCTATAGGTCCAATGCTTTCAAATTGCACAGGCTCCCAGTTCCAAGGCCGGGCCAAGTCCTAGGGTTGGTCGGGACAAACGGTATTGGGAAATCAACGGCTCTCAAAATCTTGGCTGGAAAACTTAAACCAAATCTTGGCAGGTTCGAT AATCCTCCGGACTGGCAAGAAATTTTGGCCCACTTCCGCGGGTCAGAACTTCAAAGCTATTTCACCCGAGTTGTAGAAGAAAATCTAAAG ACGGCTATAAAGCCCCAACATGTGGaccagataaaaaaaattgttcaaggTGATCTTGGGAAGATGCTTGAGAAGCTGGACGAGAGAGGAATGATGGAGCAGATTGTCGCTGATCTGGAGTTGAACCCGGTACTGGACCGTAGAGCAAAAGATGTATCTGGTGGAGAGCTTCAGAGGTTTGCCATTGCCGCTGTTTTCATCAAGAAGGCTGAGATATACATGTTTGATGAACCATCTAGCTTCCTCGATGTGAGGCAAAGACTCAAAGCTGCTCAAGTTATACGCTCACTCCTCAGGCCTGAcag CTACGTGATTGTTGTGGAGCATGACCTCAGCGTCCTAGACTATTTGTCAGACTTCATCTGCTGTCTGTATGGAAAACCAACAGCATACGGTGTCGTGACTCTCCCCTTTTCTGTCAGAGAAGGAATCAACGTGTTCTTGGCTGGCTTTATTCCCACTGAAAACTTGCGTTTCAGGGACGAATCTCTGACCTTCAAG GTTTCTGAGACTCCACAAGAGAGTGATGGGGAAGTGAAGTCCTATGCAAGATACAAATACCCAAACATGAGTAAGACTCTTGGAAGTTTCAAGCTGGAGGTGATGGAAGGTGACTTCACCGACTCTCAGATTGTTGTAATGCTTGGGGAGAACGGTACTGGGAAAACTACCTTCATCCGGATGCTG GCAGGTGCACTGAAACCTGACGAGGGTGTAGAAGAAGATATGCCAGTGTTTAATGTGTCTTACAAACCGCAAACTTATGATGCGCAGCGTGAGTGTTCCGTGAGACAGTTGCTCCATGAGAGGATCCGTGATGCTTATATGCATCCTCAATTTGTATCGGATGTAATGAAACCGCTTCAGATTGAGCAGCTGTTGGATCAAGCAATTTGCACGCTCTCGGGTGGAGAGTCGCAGAGAGTTGGCATAACGTTATGCCTGGGGAAGCCTGCTGATATATATCTGATAGATGAGCCAAGTGCGTATCTCGACTCTGAGCAGAGAATCACAGCGTCAAAGGTCATAAAGCGCTTCATCCTCCACGCAAAGAAAACAGCATTTATTGTGGAGCATGACTTTATTATGGCAACCTATCTGGCGGACCGAGTCATAGTGTATGAAGGACAACCATCTATCAAGTGTATGGCTCATTCTCCACAGTCACTCCTTAGCGGAATGAACCTCTTCTTATCG CACCTGAACATCACATTCAGACGTGATCCCACTAACTTCAGGCCAAGGATCAACAAATTAGAGTCTACAAAGGACAGGGAGCAGAAGTCTGCTGGCTCATACTACTACTTGGACGACTGa